From the genome of Labrus bergylta chromosome 12, fLabBer1.1, whole genome shotgun sequence, one region includes:
- the flna gene encoding filamin-A isoform X2, which produces MSGSHPRLHQSAAPAPNALSADKDAEMPATEKDLAEDAPWKKIQQNTFTRWCNEHLKCVNKRIGNLQTDLSDGLRLIGLLEVLSQKKMFRKYNQRPTFRQMQLENVSVALEFLDKENIKLVSIDSKAIVDGNLKLILGLIWTLILHYSISMPMWDEDEETDEGRQKTPKQRLLGWIQNKLPELPITNFHKDWQTGRALGALVDSCAPGLCPDWDQWDQTKPVANAREAMQQADDWLGIPQVITPEEIVDPNVDEHSVMTYLSQFPKAKLKPGAPLRPKLNPKKARAYGPGVEPVGNVVMKKAVFTVETISAGLGEVLVYVEDPAGHREEAKVTANNDKNRTYSVYYIPKVTGMHKVTVLFAGQHISKSPFEVEIGMAQGDSSKATAQGPGLEPSGNIANKATYFDVYTAGAGVGEVEVVIMDPVGKKNTVTCTIEDKGNSSYRCTYKPTQEGQHIVYVTFSGGPIAKSPFTVTVGEACNPSLCKAKGRGLQPKGLRVKETADFKVYTKGAGTGELKVSIKGPKGLDEPCKRKDLGDDVYAFDYYPTTPGTYSITITWGGQHIPRSPIEVKIGAEAGQQKVRAWGPGLENGIVGKSADFVVEAVGDNVGTLGFSVEGPSQAKIECDDKGDGSCDVRYWPTESGEYAVHVLCNNEDIQHSPFMAEIVNPPDTDFYPDKVKAFGPGLQSSGLAVGKPTEFTVDAKQGGKAPLKIVAQDGEGTPVDVQIKDNGNGTYACTYTPRKPVKHTAMVSWGGVNIPDSPFRMTIGAGCHPNKVKVSGPGVAKTGLKAFEPTYFTVDCAEAGQGDISIGIKCAPGVVGPAEADIDFDIIRNDNDTFTVKYTPPGAGSYTIMVLFADQAIPMTPIRIKVDPSHDASRVKAEGPGLSRSGVELNKPTHFTVSTKGAGKANLDCNFSGPTKGEAVKDFEVINNHDNTHTVKYTPVQQGPLGVAVTYGGDQIPKSPFNVAVAPTLDLSKINVCGLGDKMTVGRDQDVTVKSKGAGGQGKVVAKVTGPSGKPIASKVEPGLSPETSQVKFIPRETGPYQVELTYDGLPIPGSPFTPTAYPTSDPSKVRCSGPGLERAKVGEKGEFIVDCTNAGPADLTIEIISDSGTEAEVHIQDNGDGTYTITYIPLYPGSYTLTIRYGGQDVPNFPARLTVEPAVDASGVRVFGPGVEGKGVFREATTDFTVDARALTQAGGDHIKTLISNPSGSRTDAMITDLGDGTYSVEYTPYEEGPHSVEVCYDGSPAPKSPFRVAVTEGCDPARVRVHGPGLKGGITNKPNKFTVETRGAGTGGLGLAMEGPSEAKMSCTDNKDGSCSVEYVPYETGKYNLNITYGGQPIKGSPFSVPVSDTVDSTKVKCQGPGLSNNVRANIPQAFTVDASKAGVAPLQVRVQGPKGVVEPVEVVDNGDQTHTVNYVPTREGPYSINVLYADEEIPRSPYKVKVLPTHDASKVRASGPGLNTTGVPASMPVEFTIDAKDAGEGLLAVQITDPEGKPKKANIRDNHDGTYLVSYVPDMTGRYTILIKYGGDEIPYSPYRIRALPTGDASKCTVTGAGVGPTIQIGEQTVITVDAKAAGKGKVTCSVCTPEGAELDVDVVENEDGTFDIFYTAPQPGEYVICVRFGGEHIPNSPFQVTATDRPMGMNGLDVAGLRPFDLVIPFTIQKGEITGEVRMPSGKVAKPDITDNKDGTVTVKYAPTEAGLHEMDIKYDGIHIPGSPLQFFVDYMNSGNVSAYGPGLIHGMVNKPAVFTVNTKDAGEGGLSLAIEGPSKADISCVDNQDGTCTVSYLPVLPGDYSILVKYNDKHIPGSPFSARITGDDSMRMSHLKVGSAADIPLDIGEFDLSQLTASLTTPSGHEEPCLLKMLRNGHVGISFVPKEIGEHLVNIKKNGRHIPSSPISVMINQSEIGDASRVRVSGQGLSEARTFEPAEFIIDTREAGYGGLSLSIEGPSKVDINTEDQEDGTCKVTYCPTEPGNYIINIKFADQHVPGSAFTVKVTGEGRMKESITRKRRAASVANVGSQCDLSLKIPEICIADMTAQVTSPSGQIHKADIMEGENNTYCIRFVPTETGVHTVCVKYNGVHVPGSPFQFTVGPLGEGGAHKVRAGGPGLERAEAGVPAEFSIWTREAGAGGLSIAVEGPSKAEIAFEDRKDGSSGVSYIVQEPGDYEVSIRFNDEHIPDSPIIVPVASPSDDARRLTVASLQESGLKVNQPASFAVSLNGAKGVIDAKVHSPSGALEECCVTEIDQDKYAVRFIPRENGLYLIDVKFNGSHIPGSPFKIRVGETGQAGDPGMVSAYGPGLEGGTTGTACEFVVNTSNAGPGALAVTIDGPSKVKMDCVECPEGYRVTYTPMAPGNYLISIKYGGPYHISGSPFKARITGSKLVSSHSMHETSSVMVDPVTRAISCSQQGAPVQSDASKVVAKGMGLTKGFIGQKNSFSVDCSKAGRNMLLVGVDGPKVPCEEILVKHLGNRLYNVSYQLKEKGEYILVVKWGDDHIPGSPYHITV; this is translated from the exons gtcTGTGTCCTGACTGGGACCAGTGGGATCAGACCAAACCAGTCGCTAACGCCCGCGAGGCCATGCAGCAAGCCGACGACTGGCTGGGCATCCCacag gTGATCACACCCGAGGAGATCGTCGACCCCAATGTGGACGAGCACTCAGTCATGACCTACCTGTCCCAGTTCCCCAAAGCCAAACTGAAGCCTGGAGCACCTCTACGGCCCAAACTCAACCCCAAGAAGGCCCGCGCCTACGggccag GCGTGGAGCCCGTGGGTAACGTGGTGATGAAGAAGGCCGTGTTCACCGTGGAGACCATCAGTGCAGGGCTGGGCGAGGTTCTGGTTTATGTGGAGGATCCTGCAGGACACCGAGAGGAG GCTAAAGTGACGGCCAACAACGACAAGAACCGAACCTACTCCGTCTACTACATCCCCAAAGTCACCGGCATGCACAAG gTGACCGTGCTGTTTGCAGGTCAGCACATCTCAAAGAGCCCCTTCGAGGTGGAGATCGGCATGGCTCAGGGAGACTCCAGCAAAGCCACGGCTCAGGGACCGGGTCTGGAGCCGTCCGGGAACATCGCCAACAAGGCCACGTACTTTGACGTGTACACAGCCG GTGCCGGCGTGGGCGAGGTGGAGGTGGTGATCATGGATCCTGTAGGTAAGAAGAACACGGTGACTTGCACCATCGAGGACAAAGGGAACAGCAGTTACCGCTGCACCTACAAACCCACGCAGGAGGGGCAGCACATCGTCTACGTCACCTTCTCCGGGGGGCCGATCGCCAAGAGCCCCTTCACCGTCACCGTCGGGGAGG CCTGTAACCCCAGCCTCTGCAAAGCAAAGGGTCGTGGTCTGCAGCCGAAGGGCCTGAGAGTGAAGGAGACGGCCGACTTCAAAGTTTACACCAAAGGAGCGGGAACAGGAGAGCTCAAAGTGTCCATCAAAGGACCGA AGGGTCTGGACGAGCCGTGTAAGAGGAAAGATCTGGGAGATGATGTTTATGCATTTGATTATTATCCCACCACACCTGGAACGTACAGCATCACCATCACATGGGGAGGACAGCACATCCCccgcag TCCCATCGAGGTGAAGATCGGTGCTGAGGCGGGCCAGCAGAAGGTGAGGGCGTGGGGTCCGGGTCTGGAGAATGGAATTGTGGGTAAATCTGCCGACTTCGTGGTGGAGGCTGTCGGAGACAACGTCGGCACACTGG GTTTCTCTGTTGAAGGTCCGTCTCAGGCAAAGATTGAATGTGACGACAAAGGTGACGGGTCGTGTGATGTGCGTTACTGGCCCACGGAGTCCGGCGAGTATGCCGTGCACGTTCTCTGCAACAACGAGGACATCCAACACTCGCCCTTCATGGCCGAGATCGTCAACCCGCCCGACACAGACTTCTACCCTGACAAG gtgaagGCGTTCGGTCCAGGTCTGCAGAGCAGCGGTCTGGCTGTTGGGAAGCCAACAGAGTTCACCGTCGATGCCAAACAGGGAGGAAAAGCTCCTCTGAAGATTGTTGCTCAG GACGGTGAAGGTACTCCTGTGGACGTTCAGATTAAAGATAACGGAAATGGCACCTACGCCTGCACCTACACCCCCCGCAAACCTGTGAAACACACCGCCATGGTGTCCTGGGGCGGAGTCAACATCCCAGACAGCCCGTTCAgg ATGACCATCGGAGCGGGCTGTCATCCTAACAAGGTGAAGGTTTCTGGACCCGGGGTGGCCAAGACCGGACTCAAGGCCTTCGAGCCGACCTACTTCACTGTGGACTGTGCCGAGGCCGGGCAAG GTGACATCAGTATTGGGATTAAGTGCGCCCCCGGTGTGGTGGGACCTGCAGAGGCCGACATCGACTTTGACATCATCAGAAACGACAACGACACGTTCACGGTGAAGTACACTCCGCCCGGCGCCGGCAGCTACACTATCATGGTGCTGTTCGCCGACCAG GCCATTCCCATGACGCCCATCAGGATCAAAGTGGACCCGTCTCATGACGCCAGCAGAGTCAAAGCAGAGGGACCGGGACTGAGCCGCAGCG gagttGAACTGAACAAGCCCACTCACTTCACCGTCAGCACTAAAGGGGCGGGGAAAGCGAACCTGGACTGTAACTTCAGCGGGCCGACCAAAGGAGAGGCGGTCAAAGACTTCGAAGTCATCAACAACcacgacaacacacacaccgttAAATACACACCTGTGCAGCAG GGTCCTCTGGGAGTCGCAGTGACCTACGGAGGAGATCAGATCCCAAAGAGCCCGTTCAACGTGGCCGTGGCCCCGACCCTTGACCTGAGCAAGATCAACGTGTGCGGGCTGGGAGACA AGATGACCGTCGGCAGGGACCAGGATGTGACCGTCAAATCAAAGGGTGCCGGTGGTCAGGGCAAGGTCGTCGCCAAGGTCACTGGCCCATCAGGGAAACCCATCGCCAGCAAG GTGGAGCCGGGTCTGAGTCCTGAGACCAGCCAGGTGAAGTTCATCCCCCGGGAGACCGGCCCCTACCAGGTGGAGCTCACCTACGATGGACTCCCGATCCCCGGATCCCCGTTCACCCCCACAGCGTACCCCACCTCAGACCCCTCCAAG GTCCGCTGCTCCGGTCCAGGTTTGGAGCGCGCCAAAGTTGGGGAGAAGGGGGAGTTCATCGTGGACTGTACCAACGCCGGCCCGGCCGATCTGACCATCGAGATCATCTCAGACAGCGGCACGGAGGCCGAGGTCCACATCCAGGACAACGGGGACGGGACCTACACCATCACCTACATCCCCCTGTACCCCGGATCCTACACGCTCACCATCCGCTACGGGGGCCAGGATGTGCCAAACTTCCCCGCTCGGCTCACCGTGGAGCCCGCCGTCGACGCCAGCGGGGTCCGAGTGTTCGGACCTGGAGTTGAGGGGAAAG GTGTTTTCCGCGAGGCGACCACAGACTTCACCGTGGACGCTCGTGCTCTCACTCAGGCCGGAGGTGACCACATCAAAACACTCATCAGCAACCCGTCCGGCAGCCGCACGGACGCCATGATCACCGACCTGGGAGACGGGACATACAGCGTGGAGTACACGCCATACGAGGAGG gccCTCACAGCGTGGAGGTCTGCTACGACGGCTCTCCGGCGCCGAAGAGCCCGTTCCGCGTCGCCGTCACTGAAGGCTGCGATCCGGCTCGTGTCCGCGTGCACGGTCCCGGTCTGAAGGGAGGAATCACCAACAAGCCCAACAAGTTCACGGTGGAGACACG AGGTGCAGGGACCGGGGGTCTGGGTCTCGCCATGGAGGGTCCCTCAGAGGCTAAAATGTCCTGCACTGATAACAAAGATGGCAGCTGCAGCGTGGAGTACGTCCCCTACGAGACCGGGAAGTACAACCTGAACATCACCTATGGAGGACAGCCAATCAAAG GAAGTCCCTTCTCTGTCCCCGTCAGTGACACGGTGGACAGTACCAAGGTGAAGTGTCAGGGTCCAGGTCTGAGCAACAACGTCAGGGCCAACATCCCCCAGGCCTTCACTGTGGACGCCTCCAAAGCTGGAGTCGCCCCGCTGCAGGTCCGCGTGCAGGGACCcaaag GTGTGGTGGAGCCGGTGGAGGTCGTGGATAACGGCGATCAGACTCACACGGTGAACTATGTCCCGACCAGAGAGGGGCCATACTCCATCAACGTGCTGTACGCAGACGAGGAGATCCCACGCAG CCCCTACAAGGTGAAGGTGCTCCCCACCCATGATGCCAGTAAGGTGCGAGCCAGCGGACCCGGCCTGAACACCACTGGAGTGCCCGCTTCCATGCCCGTCGAGTTCACCATCGATGCCAAAGACGCCGGCGAGGGCCTGCTTGCCGTGCAGATCACC GATCCAGAGGGTAAACCCAAGAAGGCCAACATCAGAGACAACCACGACGGGACGTACCTGGTGTCCTACGTGCCCGACATGACGGGCAGATACACCATCCTGATCAAATATGGAGGAGACGAGATCCCCTACTCGCCCTACAGGATCAGAGCGCTGCCCACCGGAGACGCCAGCAAGTGCACCGTTACAG GCGCCGGTGTCGGACCGACCATCCAGATCGGAGAGCAGACGGTCATCACCGTGGACGCTAAGGCTGCTGGGAAAGGAAAGGTGACATGCAGCGTGTGCACACCTGAGGGGGCGGAGCTCGACGTGGACGTTGTTGAGAACGAGGATGGCACATTTGATATTTTCTACACGGCGCCACAGCCCGGCGAGTACGTCATCTGTGTCCGCTTTGGAGGGGAACACATCCCCAACAGCCCCTTCCAGGTCACG GCGACGGACCGGCCAATGGGGATGAACGGTCTGGACGTGGCCGGGCTGAGACCATTCGACCTGGTCATCCCGTTCACCATCCAGAAGGGCGAGATCACAG GTGAGGTCAGGATGCCGTCAGGTAAGGTGGCCAAGCCCGACATCACCGACAACAAGGACGGCACAGTCACCGTCAAATACGCTCCGACCGAGGCGGGCCTGCACGAGATGGACATCAAATACGACGGCATCCACATCCCCG GAAGTCCTCTACAGTTCTTTGTGGACTACATGAACAGCGGTAACGTCAGTGCGTACGGCCCGGGTCTCATCCACGGGATGGTCAACAAGCCCGCCGTGTTCACCGTCAACACTAAAGATGCTGGAGAGG GTGGTCTGTCTCTGGCCATCGAGGGTCCGTCTAAAGCAGACATCAGCTGTGTGGACAACCAGGATGGGACGTGCACCGTGTCCTACCTGCCCGTCCTGCCCGGAGACTACAGCATCCTGGTCAAATACAACGACAAACACATACCCGGCAGCCCCTTCTCTGCCAGGATCACCG GTGACGACTCCATGAGGATGTCTCACCTGAAGGTGGGCTCAGCCGCTGACATCCCTCTGGACATCGGAGAGTTCGACCTCAGTCAGCTGACCGCCTCCCTCACCACGCCGTCGGGCCACGAGGAGCCGTGTCTGCTGAAGATGCTGCGTAACGGACACGTCG GTATCTCATTCGTTCCTAAGGAGATCGGAGAACACCTGGTGAACATCAAGAAGAACGGGCGCCACATTCCCAGCAGCCCCATCTCTGTTAtgatcaaccaatcagagatcGGCGACGCCAGTCGTGTGCGTGTGAGTGGACAGGGACTGAGCGAGGCAAGGACGTTTGAGCCTGCGGAGTTCATCATCGACACACGTGAAGCAG GATACGGAGGTCTGAGTCTGTCCATTGAGGGTCCCAGCAAAGTGGACATCAACACGGAGGACCAGGAGGACGGTACCTGTAAGGTGACCTACTGCCCCACCGAGCCCGGGAACtacatcatcaacatcaagTTCGCCGACCAGCACGTTCCAG GGAGTGCGTTCACAGTGAAGGTCACAGGTGAGGGCAGGATGAAGGAGAGCATCACCAGGAAGAGGAGAGCGGCGTCCGTCGCCAACGTGGGCAGCCAGTGCGACCTGAGCCTGAAGATCCCAG AGATCTGCATCGCCGACATGACGGCTCAGGTGACGAGCCCGTCCGGTCAGATCCACAAAGCCGACATCATGGAGGGCGAGAACAACACCTACTGCATCCGCTTCGTCCCCACAGAGACCGGCGTGCACACCGTGTGTGTGAAGTATAACGGCGTGCACGTGCCCGGCAGCCCCTTCCAGTTCACCGTGGGCCCTCTGGGAGAGGGAGGGGCCCACAAGGTCCGAGCTGGGGGGCCAGGTCTGGAGAGAGCAGAGGCTGGAGTCCCAG CTGAGTTCAGTATCTGGACCAGAGAGGCCGGAGCGGGGGGGCTGAGCATTGCCGTGGAGGGACCCAGCAAGGCCGAGATCGCCTTTGAGGACCGCAAGGACGGCTCCAGTGGAGTGTCCTACATCGTGCAGGAGCCGG GAGACTACGAGGTGTCGATCCGCTTCAACGACGAGCACATCCCCGACAGCCCCATCATCGTCCCCGTGGCCTCGCCGTCAGACGACGCCCGCCGCCTCACTGTTGCCAGTCTTCAG GAGTCCGGTCTGAAGGTGAACCAGCCGGCGTCGTTCGCCGTCAGCCTGAACGGAGCGAAGGGCGTGATCGATGCGAAGGTTCACAGCCCGTCAGGAGCGCTGGAGGAGTGCTGCGTGACCGAGATCGACCAAG ataaATACGCCGTGCGGTTCATCCCCAGAGAGAACGGTCTCTATCTGATCGACGTGAAGTTTAACGGCAGTCACATCCCCGGGAGTCCCTTTAAGATCCGGGTCGGAGAGACGGGTCAGGCCGGAGACCCCGGGATGGTATCCGCCTACGGACCAGGACTGGAGGGAGGCACCACAG GCACTGCCTGTGAGTTTGTGGTGAACACGAGTAACGCCGGCCCCGGGGCGTTAGCTGTGACCATCGACGGGCCCTCTAAGGTGAAGATGGACTGCGTGGAGTGTCCCGAGGGCTACAGGGTCACGTACACCCCCATGGCTCCTGGAAACTATCTAATTTCCATCAAATACGGTGGTCCCTATCACATCTCGGGAAGCCCCTTCAAGGCCAGAATCACCG GCTCGAAGCTGGTCTCCAGCCACAGTATGCACGAAACCTCATCAGTCATGGTCGACCCCGTGACCCGCGCCATCAGCTGTTCTCAGCAGGGAGCTCCCGTCCAATCGGACGCCAGCAAGGTGGTGGCGAAGGGTATGGGTCTGACGAAGGGCTTCATCGGTCAGAAGAACAGCTTCAGTGTCGACTGCAGCAAAGCAG GTCGTAACATGCTGCTGGTCGGGGTGGACGGTCCTAAAGTCCCCTGTGAGGAGATCCTGGTCAAACATCTGGGGAACCGCCTCTACAACGTGAGCTACCAGCTGAAGGAGAAGGGCGAGTACATCCTGGTGGTGAAGTGGGGCGACGACCACATCCCCGGCAGCCCCTACCACATCACCGTCTGA